TAGGCTGATGAAGCTCCCGAAGAGCTCAGCACGCTACGAGAAGATTCGGGAGAGACATTTAATCTCGGCTAGAATCAAGAATGCAAACATAGTTTCGAAGCTCACCTGACCAGAATCGCTTCTTTGATACTGAATCGTCCAGGATTCAACTCCCATCCACCTATCCGTTTTCCCCTCGGTATCATACGTTCATTGGCCAACAAATGTCCCAGAGGATAGGTGGCCAGTATGACAAAGTAGGATGAGAAAGTGGGAGCGTTGGACTTGAAGTAGAATATCTGGGAAGCGGATGCCCCCAATATACAGAATGATAtgccgaggagaagaacgcGGAGGGTCAAGGTCGGAAGAGACGGGTCATCTGTTGTAGGAACAGTCTAAAAGGGGGAGGGCGTGAGCGAGAACACTAGCCGACTGAGAGGAGTTGAATTGTTCACGTATGCGGAATATGAGGAAGATATCAGAGAAGTTCTGTTGACGGAGTCGTTGGACTTACTCGCGCAATCAAAGCCTCCACATTGGATCCCTTGCCTaccatctcttcatccgtGACGGCCCGCCTATATGACACAGGATCATTGTCcaattcctcctctccatcttcgttAACTTTACCTCCAGCCTCCAAGCTGGTGTGGAGCAGTctcgcatcttcatccGACGTTCCAGCGTCATCCTCTGCGTAGAGCTTGGACGCTGGGGCTCCCGCTTGTCGGTTCACCTCCTCGCTCGAGCGAAGTGGTGGCATTTCATACTCTTCCGCTTCAGAGAGGTTGACTGACATGCTGAGGGCTGAGGTGGATCGTCGGGACGGGACGTACTGAAGATCCGTATATGATTTCTAAGATGACATGATCTCTGTTGACTGTATGATAACGGTCCAGCTGAATTGGTACTCATGTCAATCGGTCAATGTTGTTTCAGTTCAGTTCAATCATGGTCACGACACGTCTCGGTCGTTATCAGATTCCCAAGGCACGGACATAGAGTCCGCCCCACCTTATCACCAGTTCACTCTTTTTTGCCACGTCATGAAATCTCGCTTTACCTTTCCCCGCACGACGCCATTCAAACGCACTCGCGTCTACCTTTTACACATACAACGATCACACATCAGAGGATCGTTCGACTCTGCTGCTTCTCACTTGCTTCTTGAACGACACCTCTCACGCACTCAACAGTCatcatggtgagtcagcttACCTCTGTGCCGCATCGTGAGATGGCGCCACGAGCTGATCCACTTGTTGCGATGTAGGCCAGACGATACGATAGTGCGTACTGCTCAGCTCAACTCGTTATCCTAGCTTTGGATAACAGGATAGACGTGGACGATGTCGCTGACCACTGTGATTCCTTAGGTCGGACAACAATCTTCTCCCCAGAGGGTAAGCTGCCTCTAGTGCTACGTTCGCATCTGAAGAATCAGCTGACGGTGTCTGAACTTTCTAGGGCGACTGTTCCAAGGTACATCTTCACATACTCCATTCGTCACTCTATGAAGCGCTGACACTCACTGTCCCCGTCTAGTCGAGTATGCCATGGAAGCCATCTCTCACGCGGGAACAGTCCTCGCCGTGCTCTCGAAAGAAGGTATAGCGATGGCcgccgagaagaaggtgacTGGTAAACTGCTGGATCTCTCACTTGCTCCAGGTGGTTCAGGCatgggtggagaaggtacGGAAGCTTGgatgggaggtggtggtgagaaGATTTTCTTGTTGAACAAGTGAGCTGCCGCAATTTTATCTAGAAGTACTGAAGGGTCGATAGCTGACCCGATCCGGCTTGCAGCAACATACTCGCTGGTCTCGCTGGTATCACGTCCGATGCCAACTCTTTGGTCAACTTTGCCAGAAATAGCGCGCAGAAACACCTTTTCTCGTACGACGAGGATATCCCGGTGGAAATGTTGGTCCAGAGACTGTGTGATATGAAACAGGGTTATACCCAATtcggaggtgagtgagcggATGGAGTCAGCTAGCGCGCACTCGAACTACAGGCGTAAcaacagctgacatcgtctGTTTCAAACCCCTTCTCAGGTCTCAGACCTTTCGGTGTCGCTCTCCTGTATATGGGTTGGGACCCTCTTTACGGCTTCCAACTCTACCAATCAGATCCATCTGGAAATTACTCTGGTTGGAAGGCGACCTGTATCGGATCGAACCATTCTTCAGCAGCCAGCCTTCTCAAGCAGGATTACAAGGAGGATCTGACATTGGAAGAGGCGAAAAGTCTGTGTTTGAAGGTGATGAGCAAGACTATGGATTCAACAAAGCTAAGCAGTGAAAAATGTGAGTGATACAACGATGAGCTGTCAAGCCTTGGCTATGGACTTCTCCAGCTGACTTGGCATCGTGAAACAAATCACAGTGGAATTCGCGACTATGACATTGCATCCCGAATCCAAACAACCTCTAGCCAAGATATTTAGGACAtcagagctggacgagctGCTCCAAAAACTCGAGTTGGGAGGTACACCAGATGAGGCGATCGGTGCGGGTGAGGGATCGGGAAGCGCTGTTGGAAACGTCGCTATGAGCACATGATTGTAGAGGCATCGCGAGACAGAAGATGCATACTGTTCGTACATCGTCATAAGCTAGCTGCTGTTCTTCGGGTCCGAATTGATCGTAAGCATGGGATTTCATGATTCGTCACAATGCTATGTAGATCTACATAAATGGATAAATGTACAAGAACTTGTCCCTTTTCAGTCTGTCAGTCTTCCAAAACGTCCCCCGGAGACATACTTTGATAGGTCTACACTTCCTGTTCCCCAGCTCTGTCGGCATCCTTAtgttcgtcctcttcgtgGTGTGGGTTTTCCTGCTGATCATGGTGTGCCCCAATCCCCTCGCTCTCTGGCTCATCCACGATAGCCTGTTCTGGCGGAGGCATGTCCGCTTGGAATCCCAGGATATTCTCGTTCATTATCGGTCGTCTCGgcttcccttcttcctcgtcatcgtcttcctgTTCGTGGACATCATGTACCTCCTCATGATCATTGTCAAAGGCGTCCATTGCCCTCTCTGCTTCCTTCCTATCCGCCTCCATCGCCGCTCCCTGTTCCAACTCGTCGATAGTCAACGAGCTCTTCCTacttctctctttctcggAAACATCCGAACTGGATCTTacacctccttcatcgtctttATCGATGTTGGGTAAAGCGGGTATATTCGCTTCCTCCGCTATCCGCAACATCTCTCTGAGGGATGTATTCTCCTCTTCTAGTCTCAAaatctccatctccctttccATCGCCCAGTCTTTCTGACCTTCCGTCCCAGCATATCCACCCGACGATCCGGGTATAGATCCGGGAAACGGTGCTGGTCTCGCAGGAGCTCGAGGGATGGATAagagtgacgatgaggtggatTTCGTaggtgatggaggagtAGGAGAAGCATTCGGCTGAGATGACGTCGGACTGGCTCCATCACCTGCTCCAGCACTTGCACCAGAAGAAGCGTTCGCGGCGAACGATAGAAGACCGGGAAGTTGGGACGCAAGATCAATGTCtgtctcttcacctccgAGCGAACGTAATGCAGATCGAAGCAGAGTAGACAGTCGATTGAGGAGTaaggagagggatgtggAATCGTGCAATTGTGCAGAGGAATGGGCCGTTTGGAGAGTTTGGATTAACGAAGTGTAATATGAATGAAGAGACAGATCGTGTTGTTGTGATGCGTGCTGAGACAATCGGATCCCGGGATGAGCTTGAATGTCAGCTTATGTCACACTGATCAAACAATCACCAAGTGCATTGCTTCTAGACACTCACGGCTATACCTCTAAACTTGCCCATGACTGTCTCGAGGGTTTGCTCGTACTCCTTCAACAGCGCGTTGAGCTGTTTGTTCTCGTATTGCAATTGTTGATTCTCGAGCACGAGATGGGACGAAAATGATTCGAGTTCACTTTGGAATTCCTCTAAACCACAGCAACGACGATCATGTCAGTGTCGTGACAACGTAACCAAAGAGCGAACCAACAATGGTTGAGCGAGCGGGGACGACGGCGGAgacatcactcaccagtcGAGATATCTAGATTGAACCGTCTCAGAGGGAACCCCGTACCGACATGTGCTGCTTGACCCTTGACATTCTCACTTCGGCTTTTCAGTTGCGTCACAAGTGCTCTGTTATTCGACAGTTGTTCTGATGCGACGGTCTCAGTCGTATCCCAACACGTACAGAACAGGAGCGGATGGGTGCAGATGGATGCTCACCTGTCAATTCACCGACCAGACTCCATAAGCGGGAGagctcgtcctcgacaCCCATCATCGTACGGGCCATCGTGAATGGAGGGTGAGGGGGACTGTTTCGTGTAGagttgacgaggaaagaTTTCATAGGGCTCGTTGTTGCTGTGAGTTGGACCACTACTACTGACTGTCCTCCACTGGACGTCACCAGGCATGGGCACAAAGTGGGTGGAGCGTATAAGACCCATTTTTGCCACTGTCACTGAGAAAGCTTCAACTGACAATTCGAGTTCTTGTCATGTCAGAATGATGAGATCCATCGTTGTTCATCCTCTTGACAACTCACATCGacctcaacatcgtcatcgacatctcACGAAAAGTGGGAAGGTGTTGTAGAAGACGGAAAGTGAAAAGGGTACCTGTACAGTCACGGCGAGACCGATCTCAAGATGGTACGTCCACATCCTTCACCGATGTTCGGTCTGGTGTCCTCCATCAGGGATCTCAACTCATATCAATCTGCCTTCTCTCACAGGGTGTCCCAGCTCTGTTCAGATGGTTGTCCAAGAAATACCCCAAGATCGTCAACAGGGTCGTCGAAGATGCTCCCAAGCGTGTCAGAGGTCTTGATGGggagatcgtcgaggagCCGTTGAGATATGAGAACCCTAATCCGAACGGTTTCGAGGTGGACAATCTATACCGTGAGTGTGTGCACGCCTTGTTGGCCTCAATTCGTGGATGTCTTGATATTAGAGGCTGATCGTTCTCTGCATAGTCGATATGAACGGTATCGTTCATCCATGTACACACCCCGAAGGCAAACCTGCTCCAGAgaccgaagaggagatgatggtggagaTCTTCAACTATACAGAGAGGGTCGTCAACATGACCAGACCGAGAAAAGTTCTGATGATGGCTATTGGTGAGCTCGTCACTTGCGCTGCTAGGAAAGTTGACTTACAGATGGCTGAATGATTGACAGATGGTGTCGCTCCTCGAGCCAAGATGAACCAACAGCGATCGAGACGATTTAGAGCAGCTCAAGAAGCCGCAgacaaagaagaagagaaaagagaagCGATCAAACTGTTCGAGGTGATGGGTCATACTGTGTCGGAGGAGACGGCCAACAAGAAGTCATGGGATACGAACGCCATTACACCTGGTAAATTGAGCTTCGTTTCATTTGACGAGGCTTCAGCTCAAGATCGTGCGTAGGAACCCCCTTTATGGATCTTCTCTCTATATCTCTGAAATACTGGGTCTCCTACAAACTCACCACCGATCCCGGATGGAAGGATCTGAAAGTCATTCTCTCCGACTCCTCTGTCccaggagaaggtgaacaCAAAATCATGGACTGGATCAGGAGACAAAGAAGTCATCCGAATTGGAACGCCAACACCTCACATGTCATTTACGGATTGGACGCGGATTTGATCATGCTTTCGCTGGCAACCCATGAGCCCCACTTCAAAGTTTTGAGAGAGGATGTCTTCGCACAGGGGTCAAAGGGCCCTCAACCCTGTAGAAATTGTGGGCAACCGGGACATTTAAGTGTGAATtgcaaaggtgagtcagcttgcATCAATGGCCTCCCTCACAAACTAGTCGCTTATATGGATATCATAACAGGGGAGAAACAAGTGAAAGACCCCAATGTCGTCGAAGTGGCGAAACCCGTCGACCCAAAACCTTTCATTTTCCTAGATGTCGCATGTCTGCGAGAATACCTTGCCGTCGAGCTGAACGTACCGAATGTGCCTTTCAAATTTGATCTGGAATTAGCTATCGATGATTGGATCTTCATGATTTTCTTCGTAGGGAACGATTTCCTACCTCACTTGCCCAGTCTGGAGATTCGAGAAGGAGCAATCGACGCGTTGCTGAAAATCTGGAGAGCTCAACTTCCAACAATGGGAGGATACTTGACAAATCACGGAAAGGTGGATCTGGGCCGCGCGCAGTTGATCTTGGAAGGCTTGGCCAAAaacgaggatgacattTTCCAGAAGCGAaaagagggtgagttgcGGGTCAACTACAGGCACAGGGCAGATCAGCTAATTCACAAGCAGACGAGGAGCGTCAAGAATCCAACAACAAGCGACGGAGAATTGATGAACATAGACGACAAGATGAAGCCAGTGCCAGAAAGCAGGCCAAACGGGAGTCAGCACCTGGTTCGATGCAGCTCAACGGGACAGATTATGTCGCGGTTCAGCCTGCGGCGACAGCACGGGGCGGcgctctccatccttcATTACCAACACGACCAGGTTTCGATATCAAACCAAAAGACGAGGCGGTGAACGCGAACCCGGTCGGGAGCGAGACCGATACCATGATGAGGGGCATTGCGGCCATGTCTGGCAGTAATCTAGACATCGTAAAAAATCGTCGAGCTATCCGCATGGCAAACATGAGTGCTGCTCAAGCTCTCAAAGCGGAactggaaggagggattggggaggaagagacagaaACCGTGACAGTCGAGCGaacggaagatgaggagaaggaggaattgACAAAGGAAGACGCCAAGGCTGTCCTCGAGGCTCAAGCAGAGTTGGCTGGtgtcgacgaagatgttGTCCCGTCTGCCCTCAAAacagacgaggacgagggcgcAGCGGCTGTTGTTACTGACGAGACgatggaagacgatggcGCGGACGAAGGCGTCGAGGTATCCCGACCGCCCTCTAGGAagtcaaggaagagaaaggcaggcgatgtcgaagatTCAAATGACGAAGTGAACGACGAgtttgaggaagacgacgatgacgagcttgaAGCCCCGCCTAATCCTGAAGCTGATCAGCCTGTTCCCAAAAAGAAGCTCAAATTCAATCCCGATGGCACAGTTGAAGGatatgaggatgatgtgaaGCTTTGGGAACCAGGCTACAGAGCTAGGTATTACGAGAAGAAATTCGGGGTAGAGCTGTCCGATACCGAGTTCATACACAAGTGAGTACTTCAGCCTAAGGAAGCAATAGCTTGTTATAAATAAGATTTCAACCAATCTGCAGTATCACACGATCCTACATGGAGGGTCTCTGCTGGGTCTTGGAATACTACTACCAAGGTGTACCAGCTTGGGACTGGTACTATCCTTATCACTATGCTCCTTTCGCTCAGGACTTCAAGGATGTTGGCAAATTGAATATCGATTTCGAAGTCAGCATACCATTCAAACCATTTGCGCAGCTGTTGGGCGTTTTCCCCGctgcaaggtgagtctggtcTATACATCACGTCGTGTGCAGAAACACAGTTGACAAAACGTTTCTCATCACAGTCGAACCCATCTACCCGAACCCCTTCAGACACTCATGACCGATGAGGACTCTCCTATCATTGACTTCTATCCGTCAGACTTTGAGATCGACATGAACGGGAAGAAAATGGCTTGGCAGGGTGTTGCTCTCTTACCGTTCATTGATCAAAAGAGACTTTTGACTGCCCTGAAAAGTAAAGAGGTAGAGTTGTctgatgacgagaagaggagaaatAGCTGGGGAGATAATGTCATGTTCATCTCGGGTGAGAATCCGCTCTATGCCGCGTTCTGCAAGCATCTCTATTCACTGAAAGCAGCGACGAAAGTGAGTTTGATGCAGTATCCAAGGTATGAGCAATCATGCTGACTGTCGCAAACAGCCTATTCTGATACAAGAACAAGTAGACGCGACAGGAAAACCATTGTGCGAGATTGCCGGCTCAGCTCTCGCAGACCCTAATTGGGTcccttcgtcgtcattTGAAACCCCTATCCCCAACATCGAAGCATGTCCAGATCTCGATCCCAACAATTCCCAATCAGTTCGATACTATTTCCCGGTCCAAGCTCATCCCCACCGAAGTATTATATTACCGAGGTATACTCCTGGTCCATCAAGACTTACCGAGAGCGACAAAGACTGGGTTAGACGTGGGGGTCAAGGTGGTGGACGACGCGGCgggggtggaggtggaccaAGACATTCAAAtggtggcggaggtggaCCTGGTATGGCAAGAGGAGCATACAACACTGCCAACTCGGCTACAGCAGCAAGAACAGGGAACGGATACCCTAAACCATCTCCTCAGGATTTGGCGAGGCATGGAGCCGGTCCCGCTCCTGCTTCAGGTGGTTATGCACCTCAAGGTGGGTATGGCGGTTACGGTGGTGGAGGTTACTCTGCACCTCCTCCTAGACCCGTCGCGGCAtatggtggaggtggtggataTGGTGGATACGGAGGCACTCCTTATGCTGCTCCTCAGACCGGATACGGGGGAGCGTCGTATGGAGCACCGACAGCCTATGGTAAGTCTCAAGCATAAGTGAAATCGGAGTGTGATCGCTAATCATGTCCATGGAACAGGTGCATACAACCCACAATCCAGAAATCCTTATGCTCAAGCACCTCCACCGAATCCATATGGTGGCGtaccacctcgacctcctgTGGCAGGAGCATACGGAGGATATGGAGGACCACCTGCAGGGGGGAGAGGCGGCGGATACAACCCATATGGCGGAGCAGGAGGTGGGGGCGCTTATCAGCCTAGAAATGGGGGAGGACAGCCTCCAAGAAGATATTGATGATAGTCATTTCCACTGGTGGCAGTTGAGGCAGGTCTTGAATTGAGGTAGAGCGGATGGGGGAACGCGAGCGTAGACCTAacaatctcttcttcatcgacacaTCTTTTTGTATAACGGTATCACTTGAATTGGATCATGCATTTTAGTGTTACAACTTGTGTTCGATGCTCTACTTTTTCGTTGCCAACGTCCGAGCATGGCTTGCACCGCTTCTTTCGTGTCATGTCCGCTACCGTCCTTTTTCGATAGTTGCCACTCAAAGTGCACTGGGAGTGGACCATCTTTCTGCACCTCGAACATCGCTGTCGTGGTCATCGGGACCAAACTTTGATGGTACCGTCCAATGAGGCTGTGATCATCTCTTTTCCCTTGGGATGCATTTCAATGGAAGTGATAATGCGTTTGTGAATCGGTGTAGGAGAGGAGTTGAGTGGTTTTGCCTGAGCACatgagaagaggtcgatAAGTGTTGATCCGACATTTACGgttttccttcttcactcacatcaagTACACTCCAAGACCACAACTTgccatcttcatcacctgCCAGAACCAACCCCTCTCCATATCCCCAACTCATACCCCACCTACTCCCCTGCTGCGGCGTGACCTTATGTCCCCCAAACGTCTGCAAAACACTCCCGTCCTTCCTATCAAACACACGgatcttcccatccccacTCCCCACCAAGATACTCTCCTCGGAAGCAGTCGGTGAGAGTTTCAGCGAGACGATAGGGTGTCCGACGAGGTCTTCTGTCAAGAGTCCGAATCGGAGGTCGTATGTGCGTATATGGCCGTCGGTGGATCCGGTGATCAGTTggggtgaagaagggaggatgagcgatgtgagtgtcgatGTGGCGTCTTTCAGTGTTTGAATAGGATCGCGTGATTGAGCGCTGGGCACACGGGAATAGGAGAGGACATCGAGTCAGCTTTATCACATACGACCTCACGAACAGAGAACATACCGCATATCCCAAAGCATGACTTTTGCGTCGAAACCAGCTACACGAACGATCACAGATGTATCAGTCCTCATAAATCTCTTACACTCGATCAACGTCGGTCCGCATGTCAACAACCGCTTACTGACCCGTGGCAAGCACTTGGGCATCTGGTCCGAATGCCACTGCGTTGATCTTCCCGAAATGACCTTGCAATCGACGAGTCACAGCTCCTGAGGCAACATCCCACACGAAGACGGATTTGTCTCCTCCTGACGAAGCGAATCTGGCGTTATCGTGGGCACTGTTACAGACATCTctcagtcagtcagtcatTATTGTAAAAGACAGGAGGGAGAACCGAGGACTGGGAACCTGACTCACATATCCAGTGCTAATACTTCTTGAGCATGTCCTCGATAACATttgatctcctttcccAACGCAGGATTCCATAATCTGATCGTACGGTCGGCCGATCCAGATAACAGATACTTGGAGCCATGATTGTATCGTATGACATGGACGGGAGCTTGGTGCGCATCGAGCCTAGTGCAAAGATAGTATATCAGTCGACGTCATGGGGATAATCGTAGCTGGTGATGtagggaagaggaagcggaggcgaagaaagtTGGATAAGTCCGCTTACGTCTGTACGAGGTTGGTCGGGTAGGTGAGCAGGTTGGGAGCTGAACCGTTCCCTTCGACTACTTGACCTCTTGACGGGGCCATGCTCGGCGCTAGACGAGTATGCTGTGATTTCCACCTATCTGATCAGACGAACACGGAACAGAATAACAGCAATGAACGGTGGAAATGTCTAACTCAGTTGACTGGACcgacgggatcaaatctGGATCactcgttgttgttgcaaAGACCGGCAAGTATCAATGACCGAAAGAATCAGTTCAGTGAACATTTCAGCTCTCTTCTTACAATCCGAGCACGAACAGCAAGTAAATCGAATATACACTGACCACTGACGAACCCCTGTAACGAAGACAGCATTCAGCCAGATACAGTGCATTGCGAGGTATCCTACCTCGCGCTGTACGAAGAGCACTCTTTTGTGACCGCGACCAGCTCaaccctccttccttctgaCTCCCATGATACCCGACCATGAACTCTGTCTCGGGACTTCAGCCCGCGCTTCGTCTCTACTCTTCCGATAAGATCAAAGATCGCTCTCAGGGTCTGGAACAGATCAGGGAGATCTTCGGCAATCGAGAGAATGTGGCTTCATTCCAGGAAACAGCTTCCAAGGAAGGCGGAGCAGGATGGATAGCTTTCTACCAGTGTCTGTTCCAGGTCgtggtgatggagaagaaggcagtgGTCAAGAGGGGTGCAAGTGCACAAGGTAACTTGACCGTCAGATCTGTCTTCAGGTGAAAGCAGCTGAAAGTCGTGTACAGCCGACAGAAGACTAGCCgactccatctctctcgttCGATGGATGACGGAACGAACGGTTCACCTCCTGTCTCGAAAGCCATTCATGGCGTTGTTTACGCACTTGACGCAAATGCTGGTGTTCGCTTCTCGGATCTTCCCACCAGCATCATTGGACTACACGAAAGCTCTTCGGAGTTTGTTGCTTTATACACCGCATCTGGAGAATCTGGACCAGGGGAGCTGGAAAGTGCTGATGGGCATATGCTGGGCAGCGGTattgggagatgaggtTAGGGTCAATGAtgaatgggaagatgaagatgttcTGGAGGTTGTGGACCATGAGAACATAAGTGGTTCCAGATTGGACACTGACTTTCCAACCACTCAAGCGGGACCTTCCACAGGACggtcgaagtcgacgaTCTCGCAAGCCTGCTCGGAGCTGATCACCCTCATCCCGATCCTCCTATCTAGTACGGCTGcgcctctccttccaccccTGCCTACTAAAATACCCACTGTCGCACCTGTTGAGAAAGTCGGCCTCGCGATCCTGCTCAAGATTCACCGATTTTTCTTCCAATTCCCTTCAGAAAACTCGGCATACTTTGCTATTCTCAGATCGCTCAACCTCGTTCTTGCCGAGCTAGAGCTCAATTGTCGAGATGATTCCGTGTCCGCTGGTCTCAAACTCTTTCCCCAACTCGTATCGCTCTGGGGCACACGAAACAAGGCGGTTAGGGAACAGGTCGTCATAGCAATACGAATGTTCTTGCCCTTCGTAACGCACAAAACATTGGTCGACTCCAAACAGGCGCCAATGATACGCGACAcattggagaagatgatggatggacTACCAAGAGAGACAGCGGTGAAGTGGGGGATAGAACCCTTGGACTTGAACGTGCTTAGATTGAAAAGACTACGGAGCGAAGCAACTCGAGGACCATTCGAGCTTCACTTATTGTCCGCTGGGTTTGACTTCAGTCACGAGCACGCTATGACGTGGGCAGTGCTGGAACTGTACAGCGATAGTTGTATATACGTGAGTGCTTCGTCGGAACCGGACCCATTGCGAGCACTCCGGGTCTAATTTGCCGTGTCTTCCTAGCTTCACGAATCTCAATCTCTTACTCATCCTGCCACTCCGAGTCGTGAAGGACCTTCCGCCAAACGACGGCGCATCGACAACACCCTCAGCTCTGTTGCTCTTGCCATGGAAGTAGGATCCCACAAATCGCGATTGTTGGCTCTGCAAGTGCTTATTTTCGTGGTCGATAGCCACTGGGCCAAAATGCACTCGGAAGCACAGTCAGACATCCGTCGAGCGATGTTGGAACTCttggatgacgacgacgactcTTTACAATCATGGGCATTCCTTGGACTGTCCTTGATCGCTATCTTTACCCACGAGGATCACTCTAAACGAGATTTGGAAACAGCCTCTCATTCAGTCTCACCCTCCATTCACCTAATTCAACGCCAGTCGGAAGAGAGCGGTTGGAAGAAAGTCTGGACACACGCCTTGAGAAAGTCCTGCTTTGCCACGACGTGTCGAGCCGCCTGTCAAGCTGCGACTGTTATTTTACAGCTGCAAGCCCTGGATCGCGCCCAGAGTGTGAAGGATCTGCAAAATATCCTTTCAAACATCGACGTACAAGGTCCGATTTTCCCGTATGATTCAGTTTGTCACTTTCTGTCTATAGCACTGCGCATTGCCAAATCGGATGTGCGACTGTATTCTCTCGAATTGGAGAACAAGGTGATGGCCTGGCTGGAGAAATGCACCATCATGGAGGGACCAAGAGGGAAGAACCGGATGGAACAACACACACCGACTGACATCTCGAGACTCTTGTCCGCTATTGCTCGGCTACATTATC
The Kwoniella newhampshirensis strain CBS 13917 chromosome 10 map unlocalized Ctg14, whole genome shotgun sequence genome window above contains:
- a CDS encoding 5'-3' exoribonuclease 2, producing the protein MGVPALFRWLSKKYPKIVNRVVEDAPKRVRGLDGEIVEEPLRYENPNPNGFEVDNLYLDMNGIVHPCTHPEGKPAPETEEEMMVEIFNYTERVVNMTRPRKVLMMAIDGVAPRAKMNQQRSRRFRAAQEAADKEEEKREAIKLFEVMGHTVSEETANKKSWDTNAITPGTPFMDLLSISLKYWVSYKLTTDPGWKDLKVILSDSSVPGEGEHKIMDWIRRQRSHPNWNANTSHVIYGLDADLIMLSLATHEPHFKVLREDVFAQGSKGPQPCRNCGQPGHLSVNCKGEKQVKDPNVVEVAKPVDPKPFIFLDVACLREYLAVELNVPNVPFKFDLELAIDDWIFMIFFVGNDFLPHLPSLEIREGAIDALLKIWRAQLPTMGGYLTNHGKVDLGRAQLILEGLAKNEDDIFQKRKEDEERQESNNKRRRIDEHRRQDEASARKQAKRESAPGSMQLNGTDYVAVQPAATARGGALHPSLPTRPGFDIKPKDEAVNANPVGSETDTMMRGIAAMSGSNLDIVKNRRAIRMANMSAAQALKAELEGGIGEEETETVTVERTEDEEKEELTKEDAKAVLEAQAELAGVDEDVVPSALKTDEDEGAAAVVTDETMEDDGADEGVEVSRPPSRKSRKRKAGDVEDSNDEVNDEFEEDDDDELEAPPNPEADQPVPKKKLKFNPDGTVEGYEDDVKLWEPGYRARYYEKKFGVELSDTEFIHNITRSYMEGLCWVLEYYYQGVPAWDWYYPYHYAPFAQDFKDVGKLNIDFEVSIPFKPFAQLLGVFPAASRTHLPEPLQTLMTDEDSPIIDFYPSDFEIDMNGKKMAWQGVALLPFIDQKRLLTALKSKEVELSDDEKRRNSWGDNVMFISGENPLYAAFCKHLYSLKAATKPILIQEQVDATGKPLCEIAGSALADPNWVPSSSFETPIPNIEACPDLDPNNSQSVRYYFPVQAHPHRSIILPRYTPGPSRLTESDKDWVRRGGQGGGRRGGGGGGPRHSNGGGGGPGMARGAYNTANSATAARTGNGYPKPSPQDLARHGAGPAPASGGYAPQGGYGGYGGGGYSAPPPRPVAAYGGGGGYGGYGGTPYAAPQTGYGGASYGAPTAYGAYNPQSRNPYAQAPPPNPYGGVPPRPPVAGAYGGYGGPPAGGRGGGYNPYGGAGGGGAYQPRNGGGQPPRRY